DNA from Nymphaea colorata isolate Beijing-Zhang1983 chromosome 4, ASM883128v2, whole genome shotgun sequence:
TGGGAATCACTGATAGAAGCTGGAGGAAGGACTAGACCTGTTCATAATTTGTTAGAAAAACAAATCCCTGGATGTTACACTGATTTTGGGTTGAAGACACAATAAACAAGAAGAGAATACAAAAGACATAGGGACTCACAGGGTCGAGGAAGCATCAGATTCtgtttttcccttcttccccttaatgaacaagttacaaaaatatttatggttttcctttttatattgGATAATCCTGAAaaaatatgtgtatatatgccCCTGGTCCACCCCTAAACCCCTGCTCCACCCATAAACCCCAGACAGGGCGGTGCTGTGCCCCTTGCATGGAGAAATTGGATCCTCAGAAATTTACGtgatgcataaaaaaaattaggctACACACTCCAACATTGTTATTATGACATTGTGGCAATAGGTAAGGTTGCTGATGCTTTATTTGGTGGAAAAAGTGGCAACTGTGAAATTAAGGTGATGACAGCACTTGTTGCAAGGAAAACTGGATGGTGAATAGAGCTGATATAAATTGCAGATTGTTTCAAAGAGGAATCTGTGGTGTCTAAGATAGGCTTCCACATAAATCAGCATGGACTGCACATTATAGTTTCTACAGTTGATGGGCTCCTTATGAGTTGGGTCTACATTGATAAACATAATATTCTAGATTTTTGAAGATGTGAAATTCTTTTTTGGCAGATCAACCAACATCCTGTCCATTATTAATCCAACATAGAATTACATCTTCAATACCGAGTGTGGGACTGCAGGTCAGATATGGTTGCTGGAAGGCATTTGTATATTTATAGccctttttaatctttttctaGTCTCTCAGAgggcttattgatgattacgtGGTCATCATCTTTTCTCTCATTCAGGTCTGGAAAGCAGCATTTCTATTGGTTGATTTCATCTTACACCAGTTTTTAACATCATCAgatttctcaaatgaagttgcGTTAGAACTTGGTTCTGGAACAGGTACATGTAACACACTGAATTAGCTGTACAAATAAATGCTAAGTTGTTActtaaacaatttaaaattaatatgTTTACTTACCTGTATGTTGTCTTATAATTTAAGCAGGGTTGGTGGGGATTGTACTTGCTCGATTTGCCAAGATTGTCTTCTTAACAGGTATCTGTTCTGTCATAAACCAATAGTATGATTTATTTTTGATACATTGACTTCTTCTTTGAGTCTTTATAGTAGCCATCCAAGataatttgtttgttttgcCAAATTTTCGAGTCTCATCCATGTCAGAGTTACAAGATGCACTTGTAAATCCTGGTTATATGCTTATGTGGcacattttatttcaatgaATTGTTTTTTGCAGACCGTGATGCTGAAATACTTGATAATTGTGCAACCAATGTGCAGTTGAATAGAGAATTGTTTAAATGTGACAATGTTCTTGTTCGTGAGCTCGACTGGAAGAAGTCATGGCCACCAATTGTTGAGTCATCTGAGATGAGGTAGCTTTTGGTTTATTGTGCACGACACACTGAATCAGCCATTGGCAATAATGTTACTTTCTTGTTCCTTATTTTTATCACCAGAAATGGCGTTCTTGTTTAGTTGCCGGCAAGTTTGCTATCTGATGTGGATCAACTCACTGAGTTGGTGCACAGCTGCAGGTATGCATGGAGTTCTTCAGAGATCCATATGGCAGAGCAGGCTTCTCTGCTTTTAGCAGCTGATGTCATTTATTGTGATGAGCTTACAGATTCTCTATTTGATACTTTAGAATGTTTGATGTCAAGAGGTTCAGAGAAGGCGAGTGGAACGAACCTTTATCAGTGTTCATTTGGACTACTGACAAATTACTAACTTCATGGTTTTTTCAGGTTCTGTATCTGTCCTTGGAGAAACGGTATAACTTCACTATTGATGCGCTAGACACAGTTGCAAATGGATATTTGCACTTTTTGAAGTATTTGGAAGATGAAGGTGAACTCTCTTCCATGTAAAcatctgcttttcttttttccaaaatgttaTTTCCTCTGTTAATATATGCTGGCAAAGGATTTTCTTCCAGAAAGCGCAGAAGGATCTGCAGCTGAACTCAGCCTCAGGTCGGCATATTTTGTTGGTAAACGCATAGACATCAAACAGATACCACAGTATGTGCGAGAATATGAGAGAGGGAATGATTTGGAGATTTGGCAGATTAGGTATGTTAGGTCTATGACCACATGAGTGtgattatattatttttgattttataaaaggTTAGTTGTTCATATTCACCTTTAAGGCTTGTCATAAGGAGTGAAAAGCCTTTTGGCAGTTTGTGACTGGAACAGTACCGTTCTCTTCCCACATTAGTGAACTTTTGCTATCTACGTGAAAGGCTGTAAACTTATGCATACATCGatgtgagaagagagagagagagagagagagagattttgtaTGACGTGAATGAAGTAAGTACATAAAATAAAGTAGAAAAGTTTCATTGGATGACaagatagattttttttaatcagaaGAGAAATATGGCCATGAAATTCTTCCACTTCATCCCTTTGATTTGGTTTTCCACTTCTAGTGGACTAgatgaatgcattgatcttttttttccttgatagGCTAAGTGCCTGATCTTTTTCGAAAAGGATGAGCCAAACAATTTCACAATTATACTTCTTTCGgtgaataaaattaaaaacgCCATAGACGTCTACTTTTGGTGCATTCTCAAGCAACTTGTGTTTGCGCACTTCCAATGGAAAGTTGCGTGGGAGGTAGGCTCCCTACTTTATTGCAAAGGAAATAATATGCACTCCGAAAAATAGAGGGGATGCACAGGATCTATACAGTTAAACCATCAACAACATCAACCCTGCCACTACTGAACAAAAGAACAAAGCAGTAACAACCGAAACCCAAAGACAAAAACAGTGACAACCGAAACCTTAGCCAAAAGATCAACCAGCTGTATCTGCTGTCTGTCTCTTTATAGTCAAGGAACAGTCTTGCCACTTGCACTGGGATTTTCATAGCAGATATGGTCATGGGGGATATCCATTTATTATAAGCTCTTCCGTACAAAGCATCTCCATGCCTTCTTTCTATGGATCTTTTGAGTCTTCGTTTCCATCCAACATTATTGGACATGATGACAACGCTGGCAGTTTCTATTGGTGTGCTTTCTAAACACCATTCAAGAAGATCGAACTCGATGTGTCCCCAATCATTGCCGGCTTCCTTCTGCAAGCCACTACAGTGCTCGTGTCTTCCCTTAGCAGGGCTGCTCCCGCCTTCTATCCATACCTCTCTTGTGCGAGACTATAGCAATAAGAATGGTACATTTGTGCATGAGAATCTGAATGAAGAGGTGACGTGTGCTAGCCATATTGATTACAAGATCTACGCACATCAATTGTGAAACGTCTTCCATGAACTTAAAAAGGCCTTGAATGTGTAGTTTCAATTTCAAAGGCTTAAAAATTTgatgcttctattgatgtatCAGAACCAAAATAATCTCACGTATCAAAACCAAAATAATCTCTCTTTATCTAGAAGGATATAAAATATTCTATCTTAGtgacaattattttcaacatttgTGGATTAATTCCTCGTGTCCTTTATGGTTAAACAAGCTTTCATCAAGGGACTTTGTCGAATTATCCTTGGTGTGTAGGTGATTCAAACACTTCAGGTCTTCTACTGTTTCAGTGAGAAGGTTCCTTTTGGCGCTTCCTTTCAATGGTAGCACGTTACCTCTCAATCCTATCATGGACCTATCTGGACCAACTTTTGATCTTAGCTCATAACAGCACACCCTTTTCACGAAGATCACTTGCCAAGAAGCTGCTATGATCCCATTTAGATGCTTGACTTCTCATTTGTTGTAGCGTTACTGTGGAGGCCTGTAAATGCTTAGTCAATGGCAGCGATTCTTGGCAAATAAGAAAAAGGGTTTTGATGCAACCGAAGTAGTCCTGTTCTTGTTATTCACTTCTTACGGCCATGAGAGGGATGTTGGTGCTCTATTTCCTTCAGTTTCCCCCCACAGTAAACGCTGCAGTCCAACCAAACAGGCCAATCGGTTCGAGAGGCATTGATGGACCTGATGTCATATTGGTACCTGCTCTAAAGCTAGTGTCAGGTTGTACAAGCACCTCATCTCACAGCGTCCTGTGGTGCAATTGGTCTATCATTGAGCTCATCTTTTCTGCTACTTGTGCTTATTATAGGTCTGTTGCTGCGCTGCTGCAGAGAGCGAGCCGTGGCTTCAATTTCTCAATGACGTACGCCATGCATTATTGCAGCAAGCAACTTCTCTTCAGGTCCCCCGTTTTGACATCTTGTAAATTGTGGTGTGTCGGTGGATGGAAGGTGACCTTTCTCCCCTTAAGGGCAATAAGGTTAGAGCAAGGCCTCAAACTAATATCCAACTTCATGCACCACAATACtctcaagaaaatcttgaaaaacttTCGGCACAAGGGCATCGATATCTCAAAATGGCAGGTGGAAAGATAGTGTTACAGAATCTGCACCATGTTGACAGTTGTAAAGAATGCGATATCTGGGTAGTCCCCACTATAGAACCCCTCTTTGTGAGTATAAAAATGCAGCAATGCaccgacagagagagagagagcgagagagagagagagagagtaccccTTCCATTAGTGGATTTGAGTAGCAGAGAACTTATCATCTGTGGGCAATCAACGACGCTTTCACGCAGTCAATGTGTAAAATAGTTCTTTTACTTCACCCATCTGtaattgtttatgtttttagaATTTCAAACTCTGAGCTCGAACTTAGTTCGAATCAATTTGGGCTTAGTTTTTGGTAGTTTACCTTATCTTTTGCGTACTTCTTGATTTGCAGGAAGTGTCTTTTGGCAATCAGGAAGCACGCATCCTATCTTGGTCActataacttttctttctcatggATGTCTGATAGGTATTGTAAGAAAAATCAATGCTTGCTTAAAAGACATTGAATCGATCACCAAATTGGAGAACAAAATCTCACTGGTAGATCTGTGTCTCAAGCTGCTCGAGGCTGTAAATTGCTCAATACATCTCATAAACTAAGCTGTGGGAAGCTGATTATGGACAGTAGATGCTCCTTCTGGCTAGCCGAAACTCCTATAAACTTCTTAGATAATAAGCATTAAATTTAACACACATCTCATAATTGCTCACGTAACTGAAACGTCTGTTTTCCAAACAAAAAGTTAGGAAGTTCAAATCTTTAAACAAATCAGCTGGAACTTGCTCAAAGCTTAGAGAGTTAGAGTTGAAGATTCATTACTCAGTCTAGAACAATGTGTTCCACATGACAATGGACTGGCGCAAACCCGGCCTCTTTACCATAACTTCTTTAAGAGTTGAAGCTCTGAATAGtttgtattaaaaaaagagaaaatcttgaatttggCAGCCGTTGTTCCTTCGGCTCATTTGCAGGTCCTGTTATCCTACTAAAATCCAGCATTTCCAGATTCCGTTTTTTATGAGATCTTGTCTTGCCTTCTGTTGCTATCCAGGGGCCTCCCATCAGTTTCTGCTTGTCCCACAGCCAGCCATGATGATCTAAACAGGACACCTAGCATGATGAGACCTTCCAAACTAACTTTTTGTATATTGCAAACAATTCACAGCTCACAGCCGTTGCCTCTTACTGTCATGGCTGTCCACTGTTGCTTTTCTTCCTGGCAGTTTCTCTTCTGTGTGTGCCATCTGTCTGAATGCTAGATGCAGACATCCCACTTCCGGCCAAAGGGTGTAAATGGTTTTGCTGTCTCTTTTCATTGGCTGTGCTTGCTTCACCTGGATTCTGATTTCCTATATATATTATTAGTTGATTTGAGTCTGGCTTGTTTAAATCTCTGTATTCAAAGTAGAATTACGGCACATATGAATGTAAATGAGGGATTTATGTGGATATGACATGTTTGATTGTCGTTTTATTTTAAATCTGTTTAGTTGGATCTAGTAAAGGAATGCAGATCTTAATAGTAATTGGATTCGCTATGCATTTTTGTAACTGAATACATGGTTCCAAGTCTGGTCGATATTCAACCGTTATCTGATAAAGATCTGATCTGATTACTTTTTTGCCAAATCTTAATATAGTACTGTTACAATGGGGTGGGGTGGGGGTTTGGGGGTGGTTGGTCTCAGACTCTCAGGACTGAATCCAAACTCAACTAGATAGGATCCGATGAAATCAAGTTCGGCAAAGATTAGATTCAACTCAGAGGCGAAACTTTCACATCCATATTTTAGACAAAGAAGTTAATGAAGCATCAAGCTTCGCAGGCATCAAAgtatttattttcatgttctgTTTATGTGGGCATTCTTACTATTAAATATATCGTATTGTGACTATCCTACAGAAAATAAGAACTCACGCGAATCAATTAAGCACCTGATGCAGCGCGTACGTAAATGTGTTTTTGCATCAGTACCGGATCTTGTCAGATCCATGTCGATTTAATAATTTACCTTCTAGATTGTTATCTGTAGATATGTAGATTTTAATTGGGTAATGGATCAAATCATATCAAAGAAGCCAACTTTTATTAGATTGAGGCGTTATTTTTATCTGTTACTTGAAGTTCAGGTGCTTACCCTTTAGAGAACAATTTGCTTAGGTAATTATCcacatttctatttttttaactCATGTTGATAATATAATATTTAAGTAGATGATGGTCTATTACTTTAGAAAGTTTGAGATGAATGAGAATAATCTGGTTCCATTCTCCTACATTTTCGACATCCTTAAATAATTTTAAGATGTTGGTAGCTTTTGATCTGACAAATCCATTTTAGATCTGCATCGCTTTCTCTGATAGCGAGACTGTCCGAAGATGACAAGCATATACGTTTGGGACCAAACAACAGAATCTGGAgcttgaaaagttaaaaagtacCCCTATACAACACGACAGAGAATGTTAATAAAACATCCATCTCCAGGTGAGCACTAGGTTAACAACTCACTTTAAATAAGGTCCGAAGACGCCTCAATTCCTCCTGCTCCTGGGGTTATGAACTGTATTTGGATGGTATACCCTTCAACTTTATGGTTACAACCCATTTTTTACAATCCAAGAGAATAACACCCACAAGAATCGAACATGTGACATGCCTTTTATGTGCCCGACCAGTTATCTTACATTTCTTAAGGTGCTAAAACCTCCTCTTATAAGGACCAAacagagaagagaaaaagagatcaaTTTTCCTTCATCCCCAACACGGCACGTTCAAAAGGGGATCGAACAGATGAACAGTGTGTTCATATCAAGTAAATTGGAGCAATAACATACTTTATATTATGTCGACAGATGAACAGTGTGTTCATTATCGACCAGGTGAACAGTAAGTAGATTCATCATCACGATCAATTTATACATCTCTTTCCCAGAATCATAAGCAATATATGTCGAAATTAGTTCTTCTTAGTTACTGGAACACAAATCACAAATAGGCTGTTCTTTTCATATTCTCTGAGATTCTCAAGAGCTCGACCTAATCAAAGGCCAGACAGTCTGATGAAGCTCTAGcagtttcttattttctttggaCTAATACAAACTCATAAATATCTAGAGCGCAGACCCCTTCAAATTCAAGAACCTTCTCTTGGGCTCGGGATTCACGTGATCTACAACAACTTGAAATTCTGAATTGAAGATCCATTGAACCTCATGGAACTTTCTCTCTGGCAAGTGCTGTGGAGTTCAGTCTTGTGAGAGGGAAGAGAACAGTGGAATTTGAACCCATTACCAGTCAGCTACCAGCCAAGGTTCTCCTCAGTTGTGCTAATTGCTTGGATTTGAAGCAAAAACAAGTATCTCATTAGTAAATTTGTTTCAGTGCCAAGGTGTTGAATTTTACCGATCCAATACATTAAGAGAGTTGTTTGACAAATGCCCCAAAGGTCGGAGTACATTCACGGACACTTAgttttagtgttccatgaatctattccaaaaattgaaataaattcatgaaatactacaATTAGCTGTTTATGAATATGTCTCAAGAGCGGATTCAagaaacactcacaaagtgttttaTTTGCCAAACAATTTCTAAATGGTTGTTTGACAATAGGAATATACTTTTCCATACATCTGCCCAATAGATTGGTGCAGATCTATGAAatagtgttatatgaatctaccACATTTTTTGGAGCATATGCATGtaaaattatgttattgttccCACTGTCAAAGGACTCGTAAGTACGTGTTTGATAGCTTGGGATTTGGGGCTGATCTGAATTCCTTTTTTTATAGGAGTCATAGGACCCACAGAGTAAACAAACATTGGATTTTCACTAGAGGTTTTGAAATCTTTAACATACGGTCAATACTTCACTAAGTATATTTGTCTTTTGGGGAAAGATGGGGGGACGGAACATCTGAGCCTTTGAGTGACAAAAAAGctcaaaatcagaaaaaatatcaCTTTACTGGCTTGTTTGCGAAGTAGTTGAAGTGACTACCCTTGAAAGGTTCAAATGACAGCACATTTTGTTAGtcatacaaaaatataaatggCTTCTATCAAAtacccaaagaaaaaaagcagGAAGAAAAGCTAAGCTCGATTAATCATAAAGCAGCTAAAGGCTAACTAGTTAAGTGTCATAAAAATTATGTCTTACAATTACTAGATGCTTATTTTTCTATTCTAATTGATAGATTTTCTAGTTTCATTTGTctattttataagaaaatgataATCTAATAGAGGATGAACCATTTTCCTCAAATTGTTTTTACAAATTAGAAGGTCACATATTTAGCCTCATAGCGTATGggaaaaattaaattaatcaaACCTGTTCCTTTTTCGCAAATTCAATTAGGAGACAACATTGAATCATTTACACTCAAATATGGCATAATAAaggatctctccctctctctgttaTTTCATGTCAAAAGTAGTCTTAATTGTGTTGGTTTCTATTACAATAATCTTAACAGTTTCCATCATGCATTTTAAGAATGACTAATGATAGGAgcttagggttttttttttttccattcatgaAGAGGCAATAATCGTGAATCTGGAAATTGAACAAATCTGATCCCTCATTTTACTATATACCAACAAAAGAAGGACCACGTAGGAAACCTCTGCACTAACCACGAAAACCCCATAAAATTGGATTGCCTCTGAAACGAAAAGGAATCAACCCTATGGAAAGAGCTATGCAGTAATATGAAGGCTATCTAGTTAcgtttgaatctgaatttccACGTACCATTGCATGCCAGACAGATTTCAAATAATTGTattccttactctctctctttctctctcaccaaGTGATGTGATGGGTAGTGTGTTGTAGCCACTTATTCGATTCTTGGAGGGTGTTATTTTGCTGGTATTGAGGAGTAGTGTTGATCTTGAGATTAAGGGTGTCATTATAAGGTTAAGTGGATCGGTTCttgtccttctttttttttctctctctatataagaaaattgaatagtaacttttatttttttaaagttctcCAACCATCTAATTAATTAGTGCCGATTGATTtaacatgatggatggttaagaaaaaagaaacaatgagaTAAAGGTGataattgaatggtgactttagTTTTTCAAATCACCTAACCATTTAACCAGTACCGTCCTACTCAACATGATGAATaattaagagagaaaaaaagaaaagaaaagatgatgaacatttttgtcatctaattttagtttacacatttttttcttgtttttctgcaaCTATTTATTTACTTCACATGAACAGCCCTTAGATGACTAGGCAACTGTagacaattatatatatatatatatatataaaaggcgTTCTTATGCCAAACTTGATGGGGTTTTGGGccatttcattttcacttttagtTTGTTTTATCTTCTGGCTTTCAAGTAAGTTTGTGGGTTACTTTCCCACAAACTCAAGCGTATTATGAATAAACTGCAAAAGAAGTTGCCAGCCTAAGCGTACTCAGCTTAAAATCTGATTATATATACCTAAGGATAGAGGAAAAAGGTTATCAGAAGTTAACAGAAAAGGTGGCGATcgagcaaaagaagagagagagagagagagagagagagagagagagagaggcagtaCGCCTGTAAAAGCATGAGCTCATGAATGTTAGGTAACGAAGGTAAGGAATCTGGATTTTCACTCTACAGAGAACGTAGACGAAAGAAATGTGGTGGCACCAAGCAGCCGACCGATCACATCAGCACTTTAGCAGAACGGCTCACGGACCTCGCTAACCTACAATGGAGACAGCCGTGCCTTTGCAGACGCTCATCACGGACTAGCAGTGTATTCCCATCTTCCCAGCTACCTCCTTTCCCATCTCATGGCTAGCTACTATTTTCACTCCCATGCttattcatttccttctccttcctgtAAAGTTTCTCCGTGACCGACGTCGAGGACGACATATTTATTGCACCCTATTCTGATTGTACTCAACCAACTGTGCATGCATTGagattgttttttcttttggattcgTCGCCCATGCATCTTagatattgtttctttcttccatgaTTTAAATGCCTTTTCtggttcatctctctctctctctctctctctctctctctctctctcacacacacacacacacacacacaatgagCTCTTGGCCCACCGTGAGTTTTAATTTCATCGTCCtccctctttttccctttccatgcaacgattatatatatatatatatatgtgtgtgttaaGGATTCAAAGATGTCTATGCCTGATTCGTTTGATGATTAAATACTGATACTGCTAATGCTCTTTTAGTGATTATTTTTAGCgatatttttacctttttaacTATCTATCAACATCTATCATCCGGCAAATTTGAATTCCCACACATATAAGTTCTACTTTTACTATTATCAGATTGGTCAAATATATGAATGAGATGCCTTCGgcaaaaggaatatttttttGGGCAGAAGCTTCTCTCCACACCTTTACTTCCATCCAATCATTAATGTCTAGCCACACAATTGATATTATTTTATGGTTTATGCAGGTGtacattgtgtgtgtgtgtgagagagagagagagagagagagagaccaagcTCCGATGCTAGTTTCAGGTAGATTTACCTACATTCTTCCTACGTGCAAAGGCTATGAAAAGAATTCATTAGAGTACATGCTAGGAGAAGTTATAACTACGCCACCAAATTAAATGTTCGACGATTCCCGACTACAGTTTCTAGAgcgaaaaggaagatgaagggtCATGGATAGAATGATCAAGCAAATGAAAAGGCATGGACTGGTAATTCACGGGTGatggaaaacaggaaaaaaaaaaagtaaaacatctACTCTGAATTTAACATTTCATATACTTCTGTACAAGAGAATCATCACCTTGTTTTCACATCCTGTCATATGTACGCCAACTACCATCAATGGCTATTTCACCTCAGAATTTTTCCTGTTCACGTGAATGGTTGCGGTTCTatccctttctctcattcatctctctatctatataaaCATAGGCCTCACTCGTCCCTTTGTACC
Protein-coding regions in this window:
- the LOC116252151 gene encoding protein-lysine N-methyltransferase EFM6 isoform X2, which encodes MEEEDPDIHTTSSNDSNDEVMSEIHLGCPPSHMAPYISRFRLYSPHLNATGDSLGSLCASIIEDKEGDLDVPRRKNRDQPTSCPLLIQHRITSSIPSVGLQVWKAAFLLVDFILHQFLTSSDFSNEVALELGSGTGLVGIVLARFAKIVFLTDRDAEILDNCATNVQLNRELFKCDNVLVRELDWKKSWPPIVESSEMRYAWSSSEIHMAEQASLLLAADVIYCDELTDSLFDTLECLMSRGSEKVLYLSLEKRYNFTIDALDTVANGYLHFLKYLEDEESAEGSAAELSLRSAYFVGKRIDIKQIPQYVREYERGNDLEIWQIRYVRSMTT
- the LOC116252151 gene encoding protein-lysine N-methyltransferase EFM6 isoform X1, whose product is MEEEDPDIHTTSSNDSNDEVMSEIHLGCPPSHMAPYISRFRLYSPHLNATGDSLGSLCASIIEDKEGDLDVPRRKNRDQPTSCPLLIQHRITSSIPSVGLQVWKAAFLLVDFILHQFLTSSDFSNEVALELGSGTGLVGIVLARFAKIVFLTDRDAEILDNCATNVQLNRELFKCDNVLVRELDWKKSWPPIVESSEMSCRYAWSSSEIHMAEQASLLLAADVIYCDELTDSLFDTLECLMSRGSEKVLYLSLEKRYNFTIDALDTVANGYLHFLKYLEDEESAEGSAAELSLRSAYFVGKRIDIKQIPQYVREYERGNDLEIWQIRYVRSMTT